A stretch of DNA from Parvularcula bermudensis HTCC2503:
ACGACCGTCCCGCTGATCGGGTCGTTCCTCGGTATTGGTATTCTGCCCTTGTTGATGGGGGCGGCAATGTTCGTCCAATTGAAGCTGAACCCGCCGCCGCCCGACCCCACCCAGCGGATGATCTTTGGCCTTATGCCGTTGATCTTTATGTTCATTTTCGCCCCCTTCGCGGCGGGGCTCGTCCTCTACTGGTTCTGGAACACCTTCTTGTCCGTGATCCAACAATATATCATCATGAAACGTCAGGGGGCGGACGTCGATATTCTGGGCAATATCAAGCAAAGTTTTGGCAAGGCGCCGCAGGCGAATGACAACAAGGCCTGACCCCGACAAGCAAAGGTCGTTGCGATGACCGAAGAGAGCCAGAACACGGCACTCAGCGAAGACGCGCGGAAGCTGTTTCGGGGGGATTGCCAATTCATGCTGGGCGTCACGACCATGGCAGCCCTGCCGCCCCCGGATCTGCCGGAATTTGCCTTTGCCGGTCGCTCGAATGTCGGAAAATCGTCCTTGATCAACCGCCTCACAGGCCGAAAGGCCTTGGCCCGCACGTCCAATACCCCCGGCCGGACCCGCGAACTCAATTTTTTCGATCTTGGCGGGCGTCTCCGCCTCGTTGACCTCCCCGGCTATGGTTATGCCAAAGCCTCCCGCTCGGCGGTGGAAAGCTGGACTGGCCTCACCCGCGATTTCTTACGAGGGCGCCCCAATCTGCGCCGCGTCCATATCCTTGTCGACAGCCGCCATGGGCTGAAGCCGGTAGACGAGGAAACGATGAGCCTTCTCGACGAAAGCGCCGTTCCCTACCAACTTGTGCTGACAAAGATCGACAAGATCAAACCGACCGAGGCCGCCAGGCGAATAAAAGCGGTCGGCGAGGCCATTGGTCGACGCCCTGCAGCCCACCCTGACATTATCGCCACATCGAGTGAAACCGGTGACGGCATCGCCGCTCTACGGGAGGGGATGACCAGCATTGCAGCGACGTGAGCGTCGATGCGAGCTCGACCTCACAAGGCCATGCGTGTCACTCCTGTGTCACTTCTCGGCGATCGCGCCCAAGCTTTCCGCGGCGGCGAAGGCCACATCACGACGGGCCTGTTGCAGCGATTTGGCCCCAAGATCGGCAAGTCGTGCGGGGGCCGGGCCATGGCCCCGTGCGAAGGGCTCCGGTCGTTTGGTGGATTTCGAGATCGTTGTCGGCATATCCATTTTACTATCCATGGGACTCTAACGGATGACGCGGCAGCCCGTTGCATCTTTTCGCCCTAGACCCCACAGCCGGAGAGCCCAGATAAACAGCTATGGCTGACATTTCCCCTTCGACCGTTGCGGATCTGAAACACCTCGCCGGGGAGAAGGCGGTGGTCGATGGCACCGATGCCGCGCCGCTCCTGACCGAATGGCGTGGGCGCTGGAAGGGTAAGGCCCCCCTCGTCCTCGCCCCGGGCAGTGCTGATGAGGTCGCCGCGATCATGGCCTTCTGCCATGCCAACCGCGTGCCAGTGGTGCCGCAGGGCGGCAATACGGGGCTGGTCGGCGGACAGGTGCCCCAGGGCGACGTTCTTCTGTCGACAACCCGCCTTTCGGCGATCCGAGATGTCGATCCCGAAGGCTTCACGCTCAGCGCCGAGGCCGGGGTGCCCCTCCAGACGCTTCAAGAGACCGCCGCCGCCCATGGTCGCCTCTTCCCTCTCTCAATCGGCTCGGAGGGGAGCTGTCGGCTAGGCGGCATTCTCTCCACCAATGCCGGCGGCGTCCACGTCATCCGCTACGGCAATATGCGCGACCTTGTCCTTGGGATTGAGGTCGTGCTTCCCGACGGGCGGCTGTGGTCCGGCATGAATCGCCTCCGAAAAAACAATACGGGCTATGATCTCAAGCACCTGTTTATCGGTGGCGAAGGGACATTGGGCATTGTCACCGCCGCGGTCCTGCGCCTGTTCCCCCAACCGGTGGACCGCGCCACGGCCTTTCTGGCGCTGCCCTCCCCCGCCGCAGCGGTTGATCTTCTCTCCTTTGCCCAGGAGCGCAGCGGCGGCGCGCTCTCGGCTTTCGAGCTGATGACGGACCGGACCGTCGACCTCATCCTGCACCACTTTCCAGACCTCCCGCGCCCCCTCGACACCACCGCCCCCGCCTATGTGCTGCTCGAATTCGAGGCCGGACGAAAAGGAGAGCTCACGACCCTCGTTCACTCACTGCTGAGCGATGCGCTTGAGCGATCATGGATCATCGATGGGACGGTGGCCCAGAATACTCGCCAAGCTGAGGGCCTCTGGAGCCTTAGGCATCGGGCCTCAGAAGCGATGAAGAAAGACCCATCCTTCTGTGTGAAATGCGATATCTCCGTGCCGATCAGGGCCGTGCCGCCCT
This window harbors:
- the yihA gene encoding ribosome biogenesis GTP-binding protein YihA/YsxC, coding for MTEESQNTALSEDARKLFRGDCQFMLGVTTMAALPPPDLPEFAFAGRSNVGKSSLINRLTGRKALARTSNTPGRTRELNFFDLGGRLRLVDLPGYGYAKASRSAVESWTGLTRDFLRGRPNLRRVHILVDSRHGLKPVDEETMSLLDESAVPYQLVLTKIDKIKPTEAARRIKAVGEAIGRRPAAHPDIIATSSETGDGIAALREGMTSIAAT
- a CDS encoding FAD-binding oxidoreductase, producing MADISPSTVADLKHLAGEKAVVDGTDAAPLLTEWRGRWKGKAPLVLAPGSADEVAAIMAFCHANRVPVVPQGGNTGLVGGQVPQGDVLLSTTRLSAIRDVDPEGFTLSAEAGVPLQTLQETAAAHGRLFPLSIGSEGSCRLGGILSTNAGGVHVIRYGNMRDLVLGIEVVLPDGRLWSGMNRLRKNNTGYDLKHLFIGGEGTLGIVTAAVLRLFPQPVDRATAFLALPSPAAAVDLLSFAQERSGGALSAFELMTDRTVDLILHHFPDLPRPLDTTAPAYVLLEFEAGRKGELTTLVHSLLSDALERSWIIDGTVAQNTRQAEGLWSLRHRASEAMKKDPSFCVKCDISVPIRAVPPFLEAADRAVDQAVPGARVIAFGHMGDGNIHYDILGPEGGDDKVWRARAGEIEHLVHDVVAAHEGSISAEHGIGLLKREELPTRKPDTEIDLMRTIKAALDPHGLMNPGKLL